The Ischnura elegans chromosome 1, ioIscEleg1.1, whole genome shotgun sequence genome contains a region encoding:
- the LOC124158798 gene encoding uncharacterized protein LOC124158798 yields the protein MTPAEGSRIKGSSAKDLEVPVVTPNRGIRLEEMAGGKSRGEKTDTEAIEERKSSHVHDASSSNEEGLREADKEKEGKVHKRRNAENLEVTFKKNVREGDEEGEEMEEEEEEEVGGKVTDEVVSSHVTGEDLKETAGVESENTELGNIPTGEESEENQWDGERRNSKSMYPPEDDVSSKFENKYSQEEKESIFGRRGSDKGKLTEAQSSGEWEFVDTGRHFAGNENSEDETFNEYEGRFPRDNFDGDSKGSFLHSLVGNRDSNQPLGVVGMGIELLHSLVDIPNREETVSTDGASPKREGEELFGVRMTLDDWDGRRGPNYSGSKAEVVVGELDLLDDWDHGVGRIGFIEIATDEHQENHLKDDYGVKMQIIEMEKEKCVEEMGEKDGDQDEISHVEGKSESTVIFTEKEVIAEDRESDVKQEKRGEDENHESTDDDDIEEIVRTEPDDWNRGTFTFTDSDHRSAFRNFEDLLGGDVSFKMTTCTAQFNLWPSEEAFGGKGTWMEHIDMDAFMSTAQSQQKPCSGKGLLEGMTTFAKTCVVGDEKGSTTTREQYYFTDDDEGGEMRKEILADGDEDDVVLVEQDFDDRSDEIEDNVGSASPWKSTYQSFDFSHMSHVRKGDAFAIFESPGVTTRATQDYEQLSDDEVADDESGKNWNRATLSGSEEMEMLDLSGDWEESVVFVDDDDGKSIPIGGRRGSGEYRKFENEIEGRVDSDLWGAMTLSNVDSCSGDTAFAIVMDSEDMKEKTPVLPTGRWCPRLPLLSPAMSAISEEESEEIYPEKYEKQDEESGSFQTDNEWDNQSSQDKAITREADDENLPDNTVLWEPSRESEGRGSGLENVTGGNEIQPTAIYTINLTPDETDTRSSPDENLEQGDAKHQLPKLDVEVEDGFGEPFSRRKSSSSSVLSETTTVEPMADCGAAFVVSSELAVALALGVSITQIIPPTMDQPEPPPLPQVELGTDALRAGHAREKERLEVRKSSISSTMNNTHVAQSNLSDEEQRTYSNEIVITTSDNSVSLKDIQSSTVSTKENNLGRKDDVDFLFPERNVSWYNEDDEEIVDWWRNQRLMTETLPVKEEVVDDKTELVTQEQPSENKEKYINTSVDNSINFLYPERNVSWYNDDEEKVVHWCYKERMATVKLSEEKETGCEKREPTDLPTTDIKEEINMAEKESIDFLFPERNVSWYNDDEEEVVHWCYKERMATVKLSEEKETGCEKREPTDLPTTDIEEEINMAEKESIDFLFPERNVSWYNDDEEEVVHWCYKERMATVKLSEEQETGCEKREPTDLPATDIKEENNMAEKESIDFLFPERNVSWYNDDEEEVVHWCYKERMATVKLSEEKEIGCEKREPTDLPTTDIKEENNMAEKESIDFLFPERNVNWYDDDQEEDFYNWSYMRPQTGTVVEEEKKEVKTTEEEKIIAFLDKERGNEKGRSAAPDEEVSAEPGKKRRPLESKGKVSPPSGARKKESPDKKTRDSPARPIPLEKLLGWPSENGNGNNGIGCSGIASRRESVFDDYNFSLWENEFKLNRNDGKERGSKRQDSTGLEYYLDVDQLLNVPLAATEPEVKYVSAKEIMDTFNREMDSPEKSSDKESESKGEKASKSDSLDDSLLGAVGGASIPPIDEALVEEATGSSQTVIETKNKGPDLWADDLFTDAFQSKARMGSKFEPMNAPWVITEQRPMKSIASQEVCCKAAMSVSKPEEDIKLDNTSCVKAEETCTLGNEIEEVKKDAVMSAGMGEGIEIKSTDGESVGDQKQYGAISKKDCGADAKNRRFSSGGKVRNMIGIFEQQPGVTKSPARKELASHKDGDIEKRPETMFQEIRSADIKCMHGKLGYTEEGKVRLEIKEPMKMLSEETLKETTLAMSRSVDNSAGERGVAEAEAVRSTQLESSSIEKVAESAAAEQRNVQKEQLIDLEEAQRTEKRPPTLEDKRDDILSLTEEPVVGWEAIKVATEVENIILSTGNAVEQKRNVMGEVIILAEPDKKSGESGAHANTRVKTSESEVRRKEAERASYSSTKGSGSTDRVEEHLPEWEKLLDRSEIKEEPLTSRMERMSTSSSFEEYKSVVSEAYQFLEALRDTIDEDDEDKEALPGEEAKETGGKAEESVGGLGSEVEEYHPCEELPGGERETIPRGVEGAPTKGGQAEAQSSPSSPERCKTTESSTSSSPYSSLPTFADISSGILSSASSKDENSLKTEDGPSRRERTTHKTKDTRGYPKAEADGTTDGTPAAAGDILEEEMDSTTLAKMNVASRKEYWDRRLKRAQEKSKEPVTVGSKPSPLTLSGIVARGRMSFEKSKDEYSTSDSGGDGGKSSSESSPTSKGNQFSRRPKAVYSKGARSILPPKPVAKEPLELTLPSEEKEAARPMEGQSSESVERVSNQDIPKEIRIPSGQEKAESSRNLDDKEDLSHISVSKRREIWNQKVQKIPEDDSPPSSIEYRRTERRKSSKLESVEAISAETPLRRRSDVPPYTRELEEQSLSLDSSSVDDRVGKDLGIKKPPAIKTGGSVSQLAKLFSSPPPEPPPVRSRGIRPMSKVKYSRGPEAGSLSSKDESVDEPRGSAESSSSAASPKAKAIVKPATVEASITGSRSPSPGESLAKKITSDGRSVKKFSEDLRKTSYSPTSKSPRGVVDRSTFRTDSESSEIDNIASRRQKYLESVQQSLEGDDGRHEGTLKKSESEDSMKEHMRKKAVSEVRNIWEKRASLDGSSSSESMKRPGKVGTILRSPISNKKKVAQEESLAAMTNAGRSERIRATPLKGVSTVAGIEGKVDISQDMSVAQNKAASSAVPPSVAIEKGHSEDDHSTHIALRRKEAPMDAEKDSEPQIPLSTESAGGIVAGLSVQSSVLLHEERPSLKNEGKQVQGENTTAQLIQAKIENKIDSHDLSSEKMAEGSDQSGSLVARVETASAIKFVARGSTPQEKPKSPYGRGFTQQREGAARTEAKVPGDSTAQSTLKGRRHSCATVFSPPNKVDLSKTREKFGSVEEKMLEFQGHKVKRDSLEIRVTDDEDVCVMREVTSVPRFALKEKKMETHAEEDVDERQAGGRKAEGKVDDEEDGHKTPSPTAKGATKRRSLPQRTLSIQVSGIVASGRRRFESGKAVAEDMPTLAEEIAETANKSNDPATERSSEERKEIPCVEGAVKEQDEDRDRRGGTQDQEDGPKITGSNGRELYRAVPASVTVEGEHRVIGKEAVRSEARLSLEKTSPASRGGEGCDDGRSATSRRVSKGKAPPPARQPPPSAASSPDSESEGAAEAKLLGFLSTPAAQARRHSAVDVASLRSFTGGDAAGAPRMRRRGSGDLGSPSRLKNEDESKKRFTRARQFFETLERGNDSPPSPPQSAAEVSSSSATPLKAKDGKKKKSSREERTPMGTSSLGRRTGGTKYRPPVPRQAKDSSGSTTDSDKERKHRRKVRRTPSTHSAPGSDVDSSGSTPLNHPSLHRRKREREFVLRSQRFGGSEREVKVSERFNVMDLFRDVAGPGNGVSSGRATPLGIPHQAAVLAALRSVEDVRNCETTSPYDMYRPVEADNDCEPSASGTNASASASTNASANASANASGAEDEVEGASGAGGAVSDENANPGGEDEEGNITFGSPMTMCVKKEYQAEYPHLPITSPRHSRHRSSNTDLIPRNVLLQRDANENSPGKASRRSIAELF from the exons ATGACACCGGCGGAGGGGTCGAGAATCAAAGGCTCCAGCGCTAAAGACCTCGAGGTTCCTGTCGTTACACCAAACCGAGGGATTCGCTTAGAAGAGATGGCTGGCGGTAAGAGCAGAGGCGAGAAAACGGATACGGAAGCAATAGAGGAAAGGAAGAGTAGCCATGTTCATGATGCCTCTTCGAGTAACGAGGAAGGATTGCGTGAGGCCGACAAGGAGAAAGAGGGGAAAGTACACAAAAGGAGAAATGCAGAAAATCTTGAGGTTACATTTAAGAAAAATGTTAGGGAAGGCGATGAAGAGGGAGAGGAgatggaggaagaagaggaagaggaggtgGGAGGGAAGGTGACTGATGAAGTAGTATCATCGCATGTAACGGGGGAAGATTTAAAAGAGACTGCCGGAGTAGAATCAGAGAACACTGAACTTGGGAATATTCCCACTGGTGAAGAATCAGAGGAGAATCAGTGGGACGGTGAAAGGAGGAATTCGAAATCCATGTACCCTCCCGAAGACGATGTCTCCTCCAAGTTTGAAAATAAGTACTCTCAGGAGGAGAAAGAAAGCATATTCGGTCGAAGGGGTTCAGACAAAGGAAAGCTCACGGAGGCACAGAGTTCGGGCGAATGGGAATTTGTTGACACAGGAAGACATTTTGCGGGAAATGAAAATTCTGAGGATGAAACATTTAACGAATATGAAGGAAGATTCCCTCGGGATAACTTCGACGGTGACTCAAAAGGGTCGTTCCTTCACTCCCTCGTGGGAAATAGGGATAGCAACCAGCCTCTTGGTGTCGTAGGCATGGGCATAGAACTACTGCATTCCCTCGTGGACATACCAAACAGAGAGGAAACGGTCTCAACCGATGGAGCTAGTCCAAAACGAGAAGGTGAAGAACTCTTTGGAGTGCGAATGACTTTAGATGATTGGGATGGGAGGAGAGGGCCAAATTACAGTGGATCGAAGGCGGAGGTGGTCGTAGGGGAACTCGATTTGCTAGACGACTGGGATCATGGCGTTGGTCGTATAGGATTCATTGAAATCGCAACAGACGAGCATCAAGAAAACCATCTAAAAGACGATTATGGCGTGAAGATGCAAATTATTgagatggaaaaggaaaaatgtgtGGAGGAAATGGGAGAAAAAGATGGAGATCAGGATGAAATTAGTCACGTCGAGGGTAAAAGTGAATCAACGGTCATTTTTACCGAGAAAGAAGTGATAGCAGAGGATCGGGAATCTGATGTAAAGCAAGAAAAGAGAGGAGAAGATGAGAATCATGAATCTACAGACGACGATGACATTGAGGAAATTGTTAGAACCGAGCCCGATGACTGGAACCGCGGGACTTTTACATTCACTGATTCTGATCATAGGAGTGCTTTCCGTAACTTCGAGGATCTACTGGGAGGAGATGTAAGTTTTAAGATGACAACTTGTACTGCCCAATTTAACCTCTGGCCCTCTGAGGAAGCTTTCGGAGGAAAGGGAACATGGATGGAACATATAGACATGGATGCCTTCATGAGCACCGCACAATCACAGCAAAAACCTTGCAGTGGAAAGGGTTTGCTGGAAGGCATGACGACATTCGCGAAGACGTGCGTAGTTGGCGACGAAAAGGGATCCACCACCACCAGGGAACAGTATTATTTCACCGACGATGACGAAGGGGGAGAGATGAGAAAAGAGATTCTCGCAGACGGAGATGAGGATGACGTTGTACTTGTGGAACAAGATTTTGACGACCGCAGCGATGAAATCGAGGATAACGTGGGATCCGCGTCTCCCTGGAAATCTACCTATCAATCCTTTGACTTCAGTCATATGTCACACGTTAGGAAGGGCGATGCATTCGCTATATTTGAATCGCCCGGGGTGACAACGAGAGCTACTCAAGATTATGAACAACTGAGTGACGACGAAGTCGCAGACGATGAAAGCGGTAAAAATTGGAACAGGGCGACTCTTAGCGGAAGCGAGGAAATGGAGATGTTAGATTTGAGTGGAGATTGGGAGGAAAGCGTCGTATTCGTTGATGATGACGATGGTAAAAGTATTCCCATAGGTGGCAGGAGAGGAAGCGGAGAATACCGAAAGTTTGAAAACGAAATCGAAGGACGCGTGGACTCAGATCTCTGGGGAGCTATGACTCTGAGTAATGTGGATTCGTGTTCGGGAGATACGGCTTTTGCTATCGTTATGGATTCGGAGGATATGAAGGAAAAAACGCCAGTCCTGCCAACTGGTAGGTGGTGTCCAAGATTGCCTTTGCTTTCGCCAGCCATGTCCGCCATTTCCGAAGAGGAAAGCGAAGAGATATATCCTGAAAAGTACGAAAAACAGGATGAGGAATCTGGATCTTTTCAAACGGACAATGAATGGGATAATCAATCTTCGCAGGATAAAGCAATTACAAGGGAGGCCGATGATGAAAACCTACCGGACAATACTGTTCTTTGGGAGCCATCACGTGAAAGTGAGGGACGAGGAAGCGGTTTGGAAAATGTAACAGGTGGAAATGAAATCCAACCTACTGCTATATATACTATAAATTTAACACCTGATGAAACTGACACAAGAAGTTCACCTGATGAAAACCTGGAGCAAGGTGATGCAAAGCACCAACTACCAAAACTAGACGTCGAAGTTGAAGATGGATTCGGAGAACCGTTTTCCAGGAGAAAGAGTAGTTCATCTTCAGTGCTAAGTGAGACAACCACTGTGGAACCCATGGCAGATTGTGGGGCAGCTTTTGTTGTGTCATCAGAACTGGCAGTTGCCTTAGCACTGGGGGTTTCTATAACACAGATTATTCCGCCGACAATGGATCAACCAGAACCTCCACCTCTACCGCAAGTAGAATTAGGTACTGATGCATTGCGTGCTGGCCATGCCCGCGAGAAAGAAAGGCTTGAAGTTCGCAAGAGCAGCATTTCATCAACAATGAACAATACCCATGTAGCACAGTCAAATCTATCCGATGAAGAGCAGAGAACTTATTCAAATGAAATCGTAATTACAACATCGGATAACAGTGTTTCATTGAAAGATATTCAGTCAAGCACAGTCTctacaaaagaaaataatcttGGAAGAAAAGATGACGTAGATTTCCTTTTTCCAGAGCGTAACGTCAGTTGGTACAATGAAGATGATGAGGAAATTGTTGACTGGTGGAGGAATCAAAGGCTCATGACTGAGACGTTGCCCGTAAAAGAGGAAGTAGTAGACGATAAAACGGAACTTGTGACCCAGGAGCAGCCTTCAGagaacaaagaaaaatacattaatacCTCAGTAGATAACAGCATAAATTTTCTATATCCCGAACGCAACGTCAGTTGGTACAATGACGATGAAGAAAAAGTGGTACACTGGTGTTATAAAGAAAGGATGGCCACTGTGAAATTATCCGAAGAAAAGGAAACTGGATGTGAAAAAAGAGAACCAACAGATTTACCAACAACAGATATCAAGGAAGAAATTAACATGGCAGAAAAAGAAAGCATAGATTTTCTTTTTCCCGAACGCAACGTCAGTTGGTACAATGACGATGAAGAAGAAGTGGTACACTGGTGTTATAAAGAAAGGATGGCCACTGTGAAGTTATCCGAAGAAAAGGAAACTGGATGTGAAAAAAGAGAACCAACAGATTTACCAACAACAGATATCGAGGAAGAAATTAATATGGCAGAAAAAGAAAGCATAGATTTTCTTTTTCCCGAACGCAACGTCAGTTGGTACAATGACGATGAAGAAGAAGTGGTACACTGGTGTTATAAAGAAAGGATGGCCACTGTGAAGTTATCCGAAGAACAGGAAACTGGATGTGAAAAAAGAGAACCAACAGATTTACCAGCAACAGATATCAAGGAAGAAAATAATATGGCAGAAAAAGAAAGCATAGATTTTCTTTTTCCCGAACGCAACGTCAGTTGGTACAATGACGATGAAGAAGAAGTGGTACACTGGTGTTATAAAGAAAGGATGGCCACTGTGAAGTTATCCGAAGAAAAGGAAATTGGATGTGAAAAAAGAGAACCAACAGATTTACCAACAACAGATATCAAGGAAGAAAATAATATGGCAGAAAAAGAAAGCATAGATTTTCTTTTTCCCGAACGCAACGTCAATTGGTACGACGACGATCAAGAAGAAGACTTTTATAACTGGAGTTATATGAGGCCGCAAACGGGAACGGTTGTTGAAGAAGAGAAAAAGGAAGTCAAGACAAccgaagaagaaaaaattattgcattcttGGATAAAGAGCGAGGCAACGAAAAAGGGCGAAGTGCTGCTCCTGATGAAGAGGTCTCAGCAGAGCCTGGAAAAAAGAGGCGGCCCTTGGAAAGCAAGGGAAAAGTCTCTCCTCCTAGCGGGGCCAGGAAAAAAGAATCTCCCGATAAAAAGACAAGGGACAGTCCAGCGAGGCCAATTCCACTCGAGAAGCTTCTCGGATGGCCTAGTGAGAACGGCAATGGTAATAATGGAATAGGGTGCTCCGGGATAGCCTCTAGGAGGGAATCCGTGTTTGATGATTACAATTTCAGCTTGTGGGAGAATGAGTTCAAACTTAATAGGAATGACGGTAAAGAGAGGGGGAGCAAACGCCAGGACTCCACCGGTTTGGAATACTATCTCGACGTGGATCAGCTATTGAACGTTCCCTTGGCAGCGACGGAGCCGGAAGTAAAATACGTCTCAGCAAAAGAAATTATGGACACGTTCAACAGAGAGATGGATTCTCCAGAGAAGAGTTCGGATAAGGAATCCGAGAGCAAGGGAGAAAAGGCGTCCAAATCTGATTCGCTAGACGATTCGCTTTTAGGAGCGGTAGGGGGGGCTTCAATTCCACCCATAGATGAGGCACTTGTGGAAGAAGCAACTGGTTCTAGCCAAACTGTAATTGAGACGAAAAACAAAGGACCGGATCTTTGGGCAGATGACTTATTCACCGACGCTTTCCAAAGTAAGGCCAGAATGGGATCTAAATTTGAGCCAATGAATGCGCCATGGGTCATCACTGAACAAAGACCAATGAAATCTATCGCTTCACAGGAGGTATGCTGCAAGGCTGCAATGTCTGTCAGTAAGCCTGAGGAAGATATAAAACTTGATAACACATCATGTGTAAAGGCAGAGGAGACATGTACGCTAGGTAATGAAATTGAGGAAGTTAAAAAGGATGCCGTCATGAGCGCAGGGATGGGAGAAGGTATAGAAATCAAATCCACCGACGGCGAAAGTGTCGGTGATCAGAAGCAGTATGGCGCTATTTCAAAGAAAGACTGTGGTGCAGACGCAAAGAATCGACGGTTCTCAAGCGGAGGGAAAGTTCGTAACATGATAGGCATTTTTGAACAACAGCCAGGTGTTACAAAGTCTCCAGCACGTAAGGAATTGGCTTCTCACAAAGACGGGGATATTGAAAAGCGCCCTGAGACTATGTTTCAAGAAATAAGGTCTGCTGATATCAAATGTATGCATGGAAAACTGGGGTATACGGAAGAAGGAAAGGTCCGTTTAGAAATCAAAGAGCCGATGAAAATGCTTTCGGAAGAAACATTAAAAGAAACAACACTTGCAATGTCTCGTTCGGTAGATAATAGTGCAGGGGAAAGAGGCGTAGCAGAAGCTGAGGCAGTAAGAAGTACACAGCTTGAATCTTCCTCTATAGAAAAAGTTGCTGAAAGTGCGGCAGCGGAACAACGCAATGTTCAAAAAGAGCAATTAATAGACCTCGAGGAGGCGCAACGGACGGAAAAGAGGCCTCCAACGCTAGAGGATAAAAGAGATGATATCCTTTCACTAACTGAAGAACCGGTTGTTGGTTGGGAAGCTATTAAAGTAGCGACAGAGgtggaaaatatcattttaagcACGGGGAATGCGGTAGAGCAAAAGAGAAACGTAATGGGCGAGGTGATCATTTTAGCAGAGCCGGATAAAAAATCGGGAGAATCAGGAGCGCACGCTAATACAAGAGTGAAAACAAGTGAATCGGAAGTTAGAAGGAAGGAAGCAGAGAGAGCATCGTATTCAAGCACGAAAGGGAGCGGATCAACGGATAGAGTGGAGGAACACTTACCCGAGTGGGAGAAGTTACTTGACCGGAGTGAGATAAAGGAAGAACCGTTGACATCTCGCATGGAGCGTATGTCCACGTCGTCGTCCTTCGAAGAGTACAAGAGCGTGGTCAGCGAGGCTTACCAATTTCTGGAGGCTTTACGGGACACCATAGACGAGGATGATGAGGACAAGGAGGCACTGCCCGGAGAAGAGGCGAAGGAAACGGGAGGAAAGGCGGAGGAATCGGTCGGTGGCTTAGGGAGCGAGGTGGAGGAATACCACCCGTGCGAAGAGTTGCCTGGCGGCGAGAGAGAAACGATTCCGCGCGGAGTGGAAGGCGCTCCGACGAAAGGTGGACAGGCGGAAGCACAATCATCCCCGTCGTCCCCAGAGAGGTGCAAGACGACAGaatcctccacttcctcctcacCCTACTCCTCGCTTCCCACCTTTGCCGACATCTCCAGTGGGATCCTATCATCTGCCTCGTCTAAGGACGAAAACTCGCTCAAGACGGAGGATGGTCCATCCCGCAGGGAGCGGACTACTCACAAGACGAAAGATACCCGAGGCTACCCGAAAGCGGAGGCTGATGGCACGACGGATGGAACTCCGGCGGCGGCGGGTGATATCCTCGAGGAGGAAATGGACAGCACCACCCTCGCGAAGATGAATGTGGCATCGAGAAAAGAATATTGGGATAGGAGGCTAAAGAGAGCCCAGGAGAAGAGCAAGGAACCAGTTACGGTAGGATCGAAGCCGTCGCCGCTCACGCTTTCCGGAATAGTGGCTAGAGGAAGGATGAGCTTCGAGAAGAGCAAAGACGAGTACTCCACCAGCGACAGTGGAGGTGACGGAGGCAAGTCCTCTAGTGAATCGTCACCCACGTCTAAGGGGAACCAGTTTTCCCGCAGGCCTAAAGCAGTTTACTCGAAAGGAGCTAGAAGCATCTTGCCTCCCAAACCGGTTGCAAAGGAGCCATTAGAATTAACGCTTCCATCTGAAGAAAAAGAAGCTGCGAGACCGATGGAAGGGCAATCAAGCGAATCAGTGGAAAGAGTAAGCAATCAGGATATTCCCAAGGAAATAAGAATTCCATCAGGTCAAGAAAAGGCTGAAAGTTCGAGAAATTTGGATGACAAGGAGGACTTATCTCATATATCTGTTTCAAAAAGAAGAGAAATTTGGAACCAAAAAGTGCAAAAAATTCCAGAAGACGACTCGCCACCTTCATCAATTGAGTATAGGCGGACAGAGAGGAGAAAGTCCAGTAAATTGGAATCTGTAGAAGCAATTTCTGCAGAAACGCCATTAAGAAGAAGAAGTGACGTACCGCCTTACACACGAGAGTTGGAGGAGCAGTCATTGTCTCTTGATTCGTCATCGGTGGATGATAGGGTAGGGAAAGATTTGGGTATCAAGAAGCCCCCTGCCATAAAAACGGGTGGATCAGTTTCACAATTAGCTAAACTGTTTTCTTCACCACCTCCAGAACCTCCACCAGTGAGGAGCAGAGGAATTCGTCCAATGTCCAAAGTAAAATACTCCAGAGGGCCGGAAGCAGGAAGTCTATCGTCCAAAGATGAGTCCGTGGATGAACCTAGAGGTAGTGCAGAAAGCTCTTCTTCAGCGGCATCTCCTAAGGCTAAAGCAATCGTAAAACCTGCCACAGTGGAAGCTTCGATAACGGGATCACGTTCACCGAGTCCAGGAGAAAGCCTTGCTAAGAAAATTACCAGCGATGGCAGAAGCGTAAAGAAATTCTCGGAAGACCTGAGAAAAACCAGTTATTCTCCGACCTCAAAATCTCCTCGTGGCGTAGTTGATAGAAGCACATTTAGGACCGACAGCGAATCATCAGAGATAGACAACATAGCTTCCAGAAGACAAAAATACTTGGAATCTGTGCAACAATCGTTAGAAGGTGATGATGGTCGTCATGAAGGAACCTTGAAAAAGTCGGAGTCAGAGGATTCGATGAAGGAGCACATGCGTAAGAAAGCGGTATCCGAGGTCAGAAATATATGGGAAAAGAGGGCGTCACTTGATGGAAGCAGTTCCTCAGAGAGTATGAAGAGGCCAGGAAAAGTTGGGACCATCTTACGATCACCAATTTCAAACAAGAAAAAAGTTGCACAAGAAGAAAGCCTAGCCGCAATGACTAATGCAGGTCGGTCTGAGAGGATACGTGCGACACCGTTGAAGGGAGTTTCAACTGTAGCAGGAATTGAAGGAAAAGTAGATATCTCGCAAGATATGTCTGTAGCACAGAATAAAGCGGCATCTAGTGCAGTGCCTCCTTCGGTCGCCATAGAGAAAGGACATAGTGAAGATGATCATTCAACACATATTGCTCTCCGGCGCAAGGAAGCTCCGATGGACGCAGAGAAAGATAGTGAGCCGCAAATACCCCTCTCAACCGAAAGCGCAGGTGGGATCGTTGCTGGTTTGTCCGTTCAAAGCAGCGTACTATTACACGAGGAGAGACCTTCGTTGAAAAACGAAGGTAAGCAGGTTCAGGGGGAAAATACGACTGCACAGCTTATACAggccaaaatagaaaataaaatagattctCACGATTTGTCGTCAGAAAAAATGGCGGAAGGAAGCGATCAATCAGGTAGCCTAGTCGCGCGAGTAGAAACGGCTTCCGCGATAAAGTTCGTGGCACGAGGAAGTACTCCACAGGAAAAGCCGAAGTCGCCCTATGGTAGGGGATTTACCCAGCAGAGAGAAGGTGCAGCCAGGACAGAAGCAAAGGTACCTGGTGACTCGACTGCTCAATCTACGTTAAAGGGGAGGAGGCACTCCTGTGCCACAGTTTTCAGTCCACCCAACAAGGTAGATCTGTCCAAGACAAGGGAGAAGTTTGGATCCGTAGAGGAGAAGATGCTCGAGTTCCAGGGGCACAAGGTGAAGCGAGACTCGTTGGAGATACGCGTGACGGACGATGAAGACGTATGCGTGATGAGGGAGGTCACGTCCGTGCCACGCTTCGCCCTCAAGGAGAAGAAGATGGAGACCCACGCAGAAGAGGACGTTGATGAGAGGCAAGCCGGTGGTCGGAAGGCCGAAGGAAAGGTTGACGATGAAGAAGACGGGCACAAGACGCCTTCCCCGACCGCCAAAGGGGCTACCAAGAGGAGGTCCCTGCCACAACGCACCCTATCCATCCAGGTATCTGGCATAGTGGCCAGCGGGAGACGAAGGTTCGAGAGCGGAAAGGCGGTCGCGGAAGACATGCCGACTCTCGCGGAGGAAATAGCGGAGACGGCGAACAAGTCGAATGATCCTGCGACGGAAAGGTCTtcggaggagaggaaggaaatccCTTGCGTCGAGGGTGCCGTGAAAGAACAGGATGAAGACAGAGACCGCAGAGGTGGAACGCAAGATCAGGAGGATGGCCCTAAAATAACTGGGTCAAACGGGAGGGAGTTGTACAGGGCGGTACCCGCGAGCGTGACGGTGGAGGGAGAGCATAGGGTTATCGGGAAGGAAGCAGTGAGATCGGAAGCGAGGCTCTCCTTGGAAAAGACCTCGCCGGCATCCAGAGGAGGAGAGGGTTGTGACGACGGTCGCTCCGCCACCTCTCGGCGGGTGTCAAAAG GTAAAGCACCGCCACCGGCGAGACAGCCCCCGCCGTCCGCCGCCTCGTCCCCCGACAGCGAGAGCGAGGGCGCGGCCGAGGCAAAACTACTCGGCTTCCTGTCCACTCCGGCAGCGCAGGCCCGCCGTCACTCGGCCGTCGACGTGGCCTCGCTCCGCTCTTTCACGGGCGGGGACGCGGCCGGAGCGCCTCGGATGCGACGAAGGGGGAGCGGGGACCTCGGCTCGCCCTCCCGCCTCAAGAACGAGGACGAGAGCAAGAAGCGCTTCACCCGCGCCCGACAGTTCTTCGAGACGCTCGAGAGGGGCAACGACAGCCCGCCGTCGCCGCCGCAGTCCGCCGCGGAAGTGTCTTCATCTTCCGCCACGCCCCTCAAAGCCAAAGACGGCAAGAAGAAGAAATCGTCGAGGGAGGAACGGACCCCGATGGGTACCTCGTCCCTGGGACGCAGGACGGGCGGGACCAAATACCGCCCGCCCGTCCCCAGGCAGGCAAAGGACAGCTCCGGCAGCACCACCGACTCGGACAAGGAGCGGAAGCACCGCAGGAAGGTCAGGAGGACGCCTTCCACCCACTCCGCTCCTGGTTCCGACGTCGACAGCTCCGGGAGTACTCCTTTGAACCACCCGTCCCTGCACCGACGGAAGCGGGAGAGGGAGTTCGTGTTGAGGAGCCAGCGGTTCGGCGGCTCTGAGCGCGAGGTCAAAGTGTCCGAGCGATTCAACGTGATGGATCTCTTCAGGGACGTGGCGGGGCCGGGAAATGGTGTGTCCAGCGGCCGCGCCACCCCGTTGGGCATCCCGCACCAAGCCGCTGTCCTGGCGGCCCTGCGCTCCGTGGAGGACGTGCGCAACTGCGAGACCACCTCGCCTTACGACATGTACCGGCCCGTGGAAGCGGATAACGACTGCGAGCCGAGCGCGTCGGGCACTAACGCGTCCGCCAGCGCGTCCACCAACGCCTCGGCCAATGCGTCCGCCAACGCGTCAGGTGCCGAGGACGAGGTGGAGGGCGCATCGGGCGCTGGTGGTGCCGTCAGCGACGAGAACGCCAACCCAGGAGGAGAGGACGAGGAGGGCAACATAACCTTTGGTTCACCCATGACTATGTGCGTGAAGAAGGAGTACCAGGCTGAGTATCCACACCTGCCCATCACATCTCCCCGGCACTCAAGGCACAGGTCCTCAAACACAGACCTGATCCCACGTAATGTTTTGCTCCAGCGAGATGCCAATGAGAACAGTCCTGGTAAGGCATCTAGGAGATCCATTGCGGAACTCTTCTGA